A genomic region of [Eubacterium] eligens ATCC 27750 contains the following coding sequences:
- a CDS encoding nicotinate phosphoribosyltransferase, producing the protein MKKQFDERNLTMVMDFYELTMANGYFKDEDKERKVAFDVFYRKNPDNAGYAIFAGLEQIIEYIENLHFDEDDIEYLRGQGLFGEEFLAYLADFKFRGDIYSFPEGTIMYPNEPVITVVAPLLDAQLVETAILLQVNHQSLIATKTRRIVRSAKGRAVSDFGARRAHNMDAAVYGARAAYIGGAVGTATVLAGQMFNIPISGTMAHSWVMFYRDEFEAFKHYAENYPDATVLLVDTYDVVKSGIPNAIRCAKEVLEPMGKRLKGIRLDSGDLAYLSKKVRKMLDDAGLTDCKIVVSNSLDEWTIMSILEQGGCIDSFGVGERLITAKSDPVFGAVYKIAAVEENGVFQPRIKISENVEKITNPGLKKVYRIYDENKKAIADLIAGADEVVDLSKPYRYVDPVKPWKNRYFENCTAVELQQLVVKNGKRVMDRVSIDEIKKYVQDQLTDNIWEEEQRFENPHNHYLDMSPAYYDMKMSLLHKLTD; encoded by the coding sequence ATGAAGAAACAGTTTGATGAGAGAAATCTTACAATGGTAATGGATTTTTATGAACTTACAATGGCTAATGGTTATTTTAAGGATGAGGACAAGGAAAGAAAGGTTGCATTTGATGTGTTCTACAGAAAGAATCCTGATAATGCCGGATATGCTATATTTGCAGGTCTTGAACAGATTATTGAATATATAGAGAATCTGCATTTTGATGAAGATGATATTGAATACTTAAGAGGTCAGGGGCTTTTTGGGGAAGAATTCCTTGCATACCTTGCTGATTTTAAGTTCAGGGGAGATATTTATTCATTCCCGGAAGGAACTATTATGTATCCTAATGAACCTGTAATTACTGTTGTTGCACCATTACTTGATGCACAGCTTGTTGAGACTGCAATTCTTCTTCAGGTTAACCACCAGTCACTTATTGCAACTAAGACAAGAAGAATCGTGCGTTCAGCTAAGGGACGTGCTGTATCAGATTTCGGCGCGAGACGTGCACATAACATGGATGCAGCAGTATATGGTGCAAGGGCAGCTTATATAGGTGGTGCGGTTGGAACAGCTACTGTTCTTGCCGGTCAGATGTTTAATATTCCAATCAGTGGAACAATGGCACACAGCTGGGTAATGTTCTATCGTGATGAATTTGAAGCATTTAAGCATTATGCAGAGAATTACCCGGATGCAACTGTGCTTCTTGTAGATACTTATGATGTTGTTAAATCAGGTATTCCTAATGCCATCAGATGTGCAAAGGAAGTGCTTGAGCCAATGGGCAAGCGTCTTAAGGGCATCCGTCTTGACAGTGGTGACCTTGCATACCTATCTAAGAAGGTAAGAAAAATGCTTGATGATGCGGGGCTTACTGACTGCAAGATAGTTGTTTCCAACAGTCTTGATGAATGGACTATTATGTCAATCTTAGAGCAGGGCGGCTGCATTGACAGCTTTGGTGTAGGTGAGAGACTTATAACAGCAAAGTCTGATCCTGTATTTGGAGCTGTGTACAAGATTGCAGCAGTAGAGGAGAATGGAGTATTCCAGCCAAGAATTAAGATTTCTGAAAATGTTGAGAAGATAACGAACCCGGGACTTAAGAAGGTTTACAGAATATATGACGAGAATAAAAAGGCAATAGCAGACCTTATAGCAGGTGCTGATGAGGTTGTTGACCTTTCAAAGCCTTACCGCTATGTAGACCCTGTAAAGCCTTGGAAGAACAGATACTTTGAAAACTGCACAGCAGTAGAGTTACAGCAGCTTGTTGTAAAGAACGGCAAGCGTGTAATGGACAGAGTATCTATTGATGAGATTAAGAAGTATGTTCAGGATCAGCTCACTGATAATATATGGGAAGAAGAGCAGAGATTTGAGAATCCTCATAACCATTATCTTGACATGAGCCCGGCATATTATGATATGAAGATGTCACTTCTTCATAAGTTGACAGACTAG
- the spoIIR gene encoding stage II sporulation protein R yields MNIKKKLGILLIVIIAVSGLVGYYRVSYAGNLEAVTEGISESIIRFHVRANSDSQEDQEVKLKVKEAVVDYIRPALSESDSLSESRTILEAEGDNIRNVAIKTLRDNGFMEDVSVYFEKSYFPVKSYGDVTFPAGYYEAFRVDIGDAEGKNWWCVLYPPLCFVDAVYGVVPEDSKEKLAGVLTDEEYKTVTDRGCKVRFKYLTFINELLGL; encoded by the coding sequence ATGAACATTAAAAAGAAACTTGGAATTCTGCTTATTGTTATAATAGCTGTCAGTGGACTGGTTGGTTATTACAGAGTGTCTTATGCAGGAAATTTAGAGGCAGTTACAGAAGGCATATCTGAGAGTATTATAAGATTCCATGTGAGGGCCAACAGTGATTCTCAGGAAGACCAGGAGGTTAAGCTTAAGGTTAAGGAAGCAGTAGTTGATTACATAAGACCGGCTCTTTCAGAGTCAGATTCTCTTTCAGAGTCAAGAACTATATTAGAGGCAGAAGGTGATAATATCAGAAATGTTGCTATTAAAACCTTGCGGGATAATGGATTTATGGAAGATGTAAGCGTGTATTTTGAGAAAAGTTATTTTCCGGTTAAATCATACGGTGATGTAACATTTCCAGCAGGATACTATGAGGCTTTCAGGGTTGATATAGGTGATGCAGAGGGAAAGAACTGGTGGTGTGTGCTGTATCCGCCATTATGTTTTGTAGATGCGGTGTATGGCGTAGTTCCAGAGGATTCTAAGGAAAAGCTTGCAGGAGTTCTTACAGACGAAGAATATAAGACAGTAACTGACAGGGGCTGTAAAGTCAGATTTAAATATTTAACATTTATAAATGAACTGCTTGGGTTATAA
- a CDS encoding GntR family transcriptional regulator: MKGELKMDVNDYLPLRDVVFNTLRQAILRGEMEPGERLMEIQLADKLGVSRTPIREAIRKLELEGLVIMIPRKGAEVAHITEKDMRDVLEVRAALEELAATLACRNVTPERIEELKMANKRFEAAIISKDVVAIVDADVNFHDIIYAMTDNQRLIQIINNLREQMYRYRLEYVKDARAHSILISEHNDIIDKLSKKDEENTKIVIRQHITNQEKGIIRLLNK, from the coding sequence ATGAAAGGTGAACTTAAGATGGATGTTAATGACTATCTCCCATTAAGAGATGTGGTTTTTAATACTTTAAGACAGGCAATTCTCCGTGGTGAGATGGAGCCAGGTGAAAGGCTTATGGAAATTCAACTCGCCGATAAGCTTGGAGTGAGCAGAACTCCTATAAGAGAGGCAATCAGAAAGCTTGAGCTGGAGGGTCTTGTTATAATGATTCCAAGAAAGGGAGCAGAGGTTGCCCATATAACCGAGAAGGACATGAGAGATGTCCTTGAGGTAAGAGCGGCACTTGAGGAGCTTGCAGCAACACTTGCATGCCGCAATGTTACTCCAGAGCGAATCGAAGAGCTTAAGATGGCAAATAAGAGATTCGAGGCAGCAATTATATCTAAGGATGTGGTTGCAATTGTAGATGCTGATGTGAATTTCCATGATATTATATATGCAATGACAGATAATCAGAGACTTATTCAGATCATTAATAACTTAAGAGAGCAGATGTACAGATACAGACTGGAATATGTTAAGGATGCAAGAGCACATTCTATTCTTATCAGCGAACATAATGACATCATTGATAAGCTTTCTAAGAAAGATGAAGAAAATACTAAGATTGTCATAAGACAGCATATTACTAATCAGGAAAAGGGTATTATCAGACTTCTTAACAAATAA
- a CDS encoding MATE family efflux transporter → MAKPISEDKRNMILNGNLFHAILMLAIPVMINSFIQSMYNLTDTFWLGRIGTENQSAITLVSPFQNILINFGNGITTAGAILISQYLGAREDEQANSMANHICLTSLAFSVLCALICWLVSPGLVKWLGAEGSIYKYGLTYIRIVVLDLPFLFTINLFTSVKQSQGDTVKPMLLNMFGVVINLILDPLFLMVFKWGIGGAALATLIAKIPCAVIALIVLTRPGQLIRIDFRGFKFDKSKMGSIVKIGLPTAIGGSTMQLGFLLMTKNVNAYGFIATSAYGIGNKINSIITMPANGIGSAISTIVGQNIGARQKDRADKAYHYALRMGALFLLFFGLILSRRFISQTMVTFFSTDERVIPLATDFLSLMAFWCWSNAFYNVTQGLFQGSGHTMITMIVDASRIWIFRLLTLWVCANVLNMGVESVWYAVVISNGTSAAILYGLYWTGIWKKSTIKIEKTEG, encoded by the coding sequence ATGGCAAAACCAATAAGTGAAGATAAAAGAAATATGATTCTTAATGGTAATCTCTTTCATGCAATTCTCATGCTTGCAATTCCTGTTATGATCAATAGTTTTATCCAGTCAATGTACAATCTTACAGATACTTTCTGGCTTGGAAGAATAGGTACTGAGAACCAGTCGGCTATCACGCTTGTTTCACCTTTCCAGAATATCCTGATTAATTTCGGTAACGGCATAACAACTGCAGGTGCAATTCTTATATCACAGTACCTCGGTGCAAGAGAGGATGAACAGGCTAATTCAATGGCTAACCACATCTGCCTTACTTCACTTGCATTTTCAGTATTATGCGCACTTATATGCTGGCTTGTCTCTCCGGGACTTGTGAAATGGCTCGGTGCTGAAGGAAGTATATATAAATACGGACTTACATACATAAGAATTGTAGTACTTGATCTGCCTTTTCTGTTTACCATTAACCTTTTCACATCAGTCAAACAGTCTCAGGGCGACACAGTAAAACCAATGCTTCTTAATATGTTTGGCGTTGTTATTAATCTTATATTAGACCCGTTATTCCTTATGGTTTTCAAATGGGGTATCGGTGGTGCTGCCCTTGCAACTCTCATTGCCAAAATTCCATGTGCAGTTATTGCACTTATTGTACTTACAAGACCAGGACAGCTTATCAGAATTGATTTCAGGGGATTTAAGTTTGATAAAAGCAAGATGGGTTCGATTGTAAAAATCGGACTTCCTACCGCAATCGGAGGAAGCACTATGCAGCTTGGTTTCCTTCTTATGACTAAAAATGTTAATGCTTACGGATTTATTGCAACAAGCGCTTATGGTATCGGAAACAAAATAAACAGCATCATTACAATGCCTGCAAATGGTATCGGCTCTGCCATATCAACTATCGTAGGGCAAAATATTGGTGCCAGACAGAAAGACAGAGCAGACAAAGCTTACCATTACGCACTCCGTATGGGTGCACTGTTTCTGTTATTCTTTGGTTTGATTCTGTCAAGAAGATTTATATCGCAGACTATGGTAACATTTTTCTCAACTGATGAAAGAGTTATTCCGCTGGCAACAGATTTCCTATCACTTATGGCATTCTGGTGCTGGAGCAACGCATTTTACAATGTCACCCAGGGACTTTTTCAAGGAAGCGGTCACACCATGATAACCATGATTGTCGACGCTTCAAGAATCTGGATATTCCGTCTGCTAACCCTCTGGGTATGTGCCAATGTGCTTAATATGGGGGTTGAATCTGTATGGTACGCTGTTGTTATCAGTAATGGAACTTCTGCTGCCATACTTTATGGTCTCTATTGGACAGGAATATGGAAGAAATCTACTATAAAAATTGAAAAAACAGAAGGTTAA
- a CDS encoding DUF1934 domain-containing protein: MNNKDKVFIKIKGLYTGTMDEEASCEGEEVEVIESQDDEVEVINVGTYSVVNGKEYIRYEEVYDDSQERSSSIIKIDGDSVEVTKKGVVSTKMRFTMGSKNMTYYQTPYGNMSLGIITKSLEIERTEDTISIYLVYGMEVNCEHLSDCDMQITITTRELRIDE, translated from the coding sequence TTGAATAATAAGGATAAGGTCTTTATTAAGATTAAAGGATTATATACGGGAACAATGGACGAGGAAGCCTCGTGTGAAGGTGAAGAGGTTGAAGTAATTGAGTCACAGGACGATGAGGTTGAAGTCATAAATGTTGGCACATACTCAGTTGTCAACGGCAAGGAATATATACGGTATGAGGAAGTGTATGATGATTCACAGGAACGGTCAAGCAGCATAATCAAGATTGATGGTGACAGCGTAGAGGTGACAAAGAAAGGTGTTGTTTCTACGAAGATGAGGTTTACCATGGGCAGTAAAAATATGACTTATTACCAGACACCTTATGGAAATATGAGTCTGGGGATTATAACGAAAAGTCTTGAAATTGAACGAACTGAGGATACAATAAGTATATATCTTGTGTATGGAATGGAAGTGAATTGTGAACATCTTTCAGATTGTGATATGCAGATAACAATAACAACCAGAGAACTTAGAATTGATGAATAG
- a CDS encoding AraC family transcriptional regulator — MFQDMSKDFDIKRIKRSNTSCSTGVGAHVHPFNEIFYLSSGECTSFIDHNIYKFGKGDLVIVPSGCLHRTTYNGKGMHERIVISFRNEATEWIQNQTGKELMENCMKPGVVNIPEKRRDYVVALLDKLIFENDSPDELSPAFIKVGLIELLLFIIRCKNYEENVIKEIDVDNRIIQEVATYIYEHYADNLSLEYVADKFNLSRSYLSKKFKTATGFGFKEYIINVRIQNACNLLLETNKSITDIAFECGFNDSNYFGDAFRKAKGISPHKYRKNETF; from the coding sequence ATGTTCCAGGATATGTCGAAGGATTTTGATATTAAGAGGATAAAAAGAAGTAATACCAGTTGTAGTACAGGGGTAGGGGCACATGTGCATCCGTTTAATGAGATATTTTATCTTTCGAGCGGAGAGTGCACAAGTTTTATTGACCACAACATTTATAAGTTCGGAAAGGGCGATCTTGTGATTGTTCCAAGTGGATGTCTTCACAGGACAACTTATAATGGAAAAGGAATGCATGAAAGAATTGTTATAAGCTTTAGAAATGAAGCAACTGAATGGATTCAGAACCAGACTGGTAAAGAACTTATGGAAAACTGCATGAAGCCGGGAGTTGTTAATATTCCTGAGAAGAGAAGGGATTATGTTGTTGCCCTGCTTGATAAGCTGATATTTGAAAATGATTCTCCTGATGAGCTGTCACCTGCATTTATAAAGGTTGGGCTAATTGAACTTCTGCTGTTTATTATTCGCTGTAAGAATTATGAGGAAAATGTTATTAAGGAAATAGATGTGGATAACAGGATTATTCAGGAAGTTGCCACATATATATATGAACATTATGCAGATAATCTGTCTTTAGAGTATGTTGCAGATAAATTTAATCTTAGCAGGTCATATCTTTCAAAGAAATTTAAGACAGCAACCGGATTTGGATTTAAGGAGTACATTATTAATGTAAGAATACAGAACGCCTGTAATCTGCTGCTTGAAACAAACAAATCAATTACTGATATTGCATTTGAATGTGGCTTTAATGACAGTAATTATTTTGGAGATGCTTTCAGGAAGGCAAAGGGGATATCTCCACATAAATACCGTAAGAATGAAACTTTTTAA
- the ispE gene encoding 4-(cytidine 5'-diphospho)-2-C-methyl-D-erythritol kinase, whose product MESIRLKARAKINLGLDVIGRRENGYHDVRMVMQTVGLYDRIIMTRIPEEEIRIKTNIGFLPVNENNLVYKAIMLMKNKYKLDGGIEVDLNKFIPVAAGMAGGSSDAACALFGMNRLFELNVPMRELMKLGVEIGADVPYCLMRGTALAEGIGEKLTRLPDMPFCHILIAKPPVNVSTKLVYEKLDNTDVKLHPDIDGIIEAIKLKDVALVASRMGNVLESVTIPLYPVIDSIKKDMIEHGAINAMMSGSGPTVFGIFPDEQSMIACQQFLRQKGEARQVYTTETFTP is encoded by the coding sequence ATGGAAAGTATCAGATTAAAGGCAAGAGCCAAGATTAATCTTGGACTTGATGTTATTGGAAGACGCGAGAACGGATATCATGATGTAAGAATGGTAATGCAGACTGTTGGTTTGTATGACCGTATTATAATGACAAGGATTCCGGAGGAAGAGATAAGAATTAAGACTAATATAGGATTTCTACCTGTGAATGAGAATAATCTTGTTTATAAGGCAATTATGCTTATGAAGAATAAGTATAAGCTGGATGGTGGAATTGAGGTTGATCTTAATAAATTCATTCCGGTTGCGGCAGGAATGGCTGGAGGTTCAAGTGATGCGGCATGTGCATTATTTGGAATGAACAGGCTTTTCGAACTTAATGTTCCAATGAGAGAGCTTATGAAGCTTGGTGTTGAGATTGGGGCAGATGTTCCATACTGTCTTATGAGAGGAACAGCATTAGCTGAAGGAATTGGAGAGAAGCTTACAAGGCTTCCGGATATGCCATTTTGTCATATTCTTATAGCAAAGCCTCCGGTAAATGTATCAACTAAGCTTGTGTATGAGAAACTGGATAACACAGATGTTAAGTTGCATCCAGATATAGATGGAATAATTGAGGCTATTAAGTTAAAGGATGTTGCACTTGTTGCTTCAAGAATGGGAAATGTTTTAGAGTCAGTTACAATTCCGTTGTATCCTGTCATTGACAGCATTAAGAAAGATATGATAGAACATGGTGCAATTAATGCTATGATGAGTGGCAGTGGACCGACAGTTTTTGGAATATTTCCAGATGAACAATCAATGATAGCCTGTCAGCAGTTCTTAAGACAGAAGGGCGAGGCAAGGCAGGTGTATACAACGGAAACATTTACACCATAA
- a CDS encoding DUF3794 domain-containing protein, translated as MRLRTENIHEYRLKCNTVAQITLDDDFNVPDTKDDIELIVKEWGNVQTDSVKVNKDKATVDGELKFSLLYIGASSDSERMQPVKMTGKMSFSENVNLSGDCTGDYVTCQASIEDLSIKAINSRKISVKAIVTLKLICESLQDIQMITGVDETENTDIQQLKEELEFVQLAVNQRDNFRIRENVSLPAGKPEIQEIIWDDVDVRNLNTRLADDGLKLAGDLDIFVMYIGNGETGNVQWYETTASFEGSLDISGCNADMIPYVNFQIIGKTVEERPDLDGENRDIAVEVVLDMDVKAYEERKKDVIADIYSPSYDMEIENADTQLRCLVVRNNVSSRVSGNLQLENYADLMQICNCTATVQLDDVTYKEGELVAEGVVSANVFYITSSDSQPLGSVHTIIPFAGTVKIDGVSNDSLEYNIKPSVQQLSATINSAGVIEVKSSVSLDVIVFRNFEYSGIKSAYMSEEKCDLSKMPSMTGYIADGTKTLWDVSKMYHTTADSIKASNPKCADGLSESVIIPRGTKLLLVKA; from the coding sequence GTGAGACTCAGAACAGAAAATATTCATGAATACCGTTTGAAATGTAATACAGTGGCACAGATTACGCTTGATGATGATTTTAATGTGCCGGACACAAAAGATGATATTGAACTTATAGTGAAAGAATGGGGAAATGTCCAGACCGACAGTGTAAAGGTAAATAAGGATAAAGCTACAGTTGATGGTGAATTAAAATTTTCACTTCTTTATATAGGTGCATCATCTGACTCAGAAAGAATGCAGCCGGTAAAAATGACAGGGAAAATGAGTTTTTCTGAAAATGTCAATCTTTCGGGTGACTGTACAGGTGATTATGTTACATGTCAGGCATCAATAGAAGATCTTAGTATTAAAGCAATTAATTCAAGAAAAATAAGTGTTAAGGCGATAGTTACCCTTAAACTTATATGCGAGAGTCTGCAGGATATACAGATGATAACGGGTGTGGATGAGACGGAGAATACGGACATCCAGCAGTTAAAGGAAGAATTGGAATTTGTGCAGCTTGCAGTTAATCAGCGTGATAATTTCAGAATAAGAGAAAATGTATCACTTCCGGCAGGAAAACCAGAGATACAGGAAATAATCTGGGATGATGTAGATGTAAGGAATCTGAATACAAGGCTTGCAGATGATGGACTTAAGCTTGCTGGTGATTTAGATATATTTGTAATGTATATAGGAAATGGAGAAACAGGAAATGTGCAATGGTACGAGACAACAGCATCATTTGAAGGAAGTCTGGATATAAGTGGCTGCAATGCAGATATGATTCCATATGTTAATTTTCAGATAATTGGAAAGACAGTTGAGGAGCGGCCCGACTTAGATGGTGAAAACCGCGATATTGCAGTTGAAGTGGTTCTTGATATGGATGTAAAAGCATATGAGGAGCGTAAGAAGGATGTTATAGCAGATATATACTCGCCTTCATATGATATGGAAATAGAGAATGCAGATACACAGCTGCGTTGCCTTGTTGTACGAAATAATGTATCAAGCCGTGTTTCAGGTAATCTCCAGCTTGAGAATTATGCTGACCTTATGCAGATATGTAACTGTACAGCTACGGTGCAGCTTGACGATGTGACATATAAAGAAGGAGAGCTGGTTGCGGAAGGTGTTGTAAGTGCAAATGTATTTTACATAACTTCAAGTGACAGTCAGCCGCTTGGCAGTGTGCATACAATCATTCCGTTTGCAGGTACAGTTAAGATTGATGGTGTCAGTAATGATTCACTTGAATACAACATAAAGCCGTCAGTACAGCAGCTTTCAGCCACAATAAACAGTGCTGGTGTAATAGAGGTTAAATCATCAGTTTCACTGGATGTAATTGTTTTTAGAAACTTTGAGTATAGTGGCATAAAAAGTGCTTATATGTCAGAGGAAAAATGTGATCTGTCAAAGATGCCGTCAATGACCGGGTATATTGCTGATGGCACTAAAACATTATGGGATGTATCTAAGATGTATCATACAACAGCAGATTCAATAAAGGCAAGTAATCCTAAATGTGCTGATGGACTGTCAGAGTCTGTGATTATACCACGGGGTACCAAGCTTCTTCTAGTGAAGGCTTAG